A DNA window from Hordeum vulgare subsp. vulgare chromosome 1H, MorexV3_pseudomolecules_assembly, whole genome shotgun sequence contains the following coding sequences:
- the LOC123420737 gene encoding uncharacterized protein LOC123420737 — MAGGRKRDWIRKKMTAAAGGGSLLRVRALTTALRRQRRRLPRVHLLRLLYESVVFRLLWVIESLVVLARLCFFFLRFGFRL, encoded by the coding sequence ATGGCCGGCGGGAGGAAGCGGGATTGGATACGGAAGAAGATGACGGCGGCGGCCGGTGGCGGGTCGCTGCTGCGCGTTCGCGCGCTGACCACGGCGCTGCGGCGGCAGAGGAGACGGCTGCCGCGCGTCCACCTCCTCCGGCTATTGTACGAGAGCGTGGTGTTCCGGCTGCTGTGGGTGATCGAGTCCCTCGTCGTCCTCGCCAggctctgcttcttcttcctccgctTCGGATTCCGGCTGTAA
- the LOC123402694 gene encoding probable beta-1,3-galactosyltransferase 3 — MLARSAVPGHLLRSAAATANPAVATAALLQHRRRPGCLRAAPSPATSSAPPPTRMLARSAVPGHLLRSAAAISVPLICSSKASRTLDKTIGNLETKLPAARTLQESFLNGSPVSQEYKAFESSGRHKYLMIISINTAFSICKRRDSIRNTWMPQGEKRKKLEEEKGVIIRFVICHSAISGGIVDRAIATEDRKHGDFMRLALNMV; from the exons ATGCTTGCGCGCAGCGCCGTCCCCGGCCACCTCctccgctccgccgccgccaccgccaacCCCGCAGTCGCGACGGCGGCGCTACTGCAACATCGCCGCCGACCCGGATGCTTGCGCGCAGCGCCGTCCCCGGCCACCTCCTCCGCTCCGCCGCCGACTCGGATGCTTGCGCGCAGCGCCGTCCCCGGCCACCTCctccgctccgccgccgccatcaGTGTACCTTTGATTTGTTCCAGCAAAGCATCAAG GACACTGGACAAGACAATAGGAAACTTGGAGACTAAGCTTCCGGCTGCAAGGACACTGCAGGAGTCATTCCTCAACGGCTCTCCGGTTTCACAGGAGTATAAGGCCTTCGAGTCGTCTGGAAGGCACAAGTACCTCATGATCATCAGCATCAACACGGCTTTCAGCATCTGTAAGAGGAGGGATTCCATCCGCAATACCTGGATGCCACAAG GAGAGAAGAGGAAAAAACTGGAGGAAGAGAAGGGCGTCATAATTCGTTTTGTCATTTGTCACAG TGCTATTTCAGGTGGAATTGTGGATAGAGCAATCGCGACAGAGGATAGAAAACATGGAGACTTCATGAGACTT GCTCTGAACATGGTCTGA
- the LOC123420753 gene encoding respiratory burst oxidase homolog protein B-like, whose product MPSRVGADDADAGGSGGVGEIVEASGGVPPGNRSAARKTARFAEPVSAPCADDDGYGDAVEVTIDIQDYTATVRSMEPIAGGKSSHGRSVIQNAKTRIKQVAEELQRFKSLSRRGWNRGPSSIDRSVPARALEGLKFISKKTDGSDGWKWTDVEKCFREETKDGLLHRSKFAMCIGMKERAGDVAFAGALFDALSRRRNISGDTINMEELRVFWKDISDTSFDSRLGIFFDMVDKDANGVLDEKEVKDIITLSASANNLKMVAQKSEEYTRLIMEELDPKNRRYIEVAQLEALLTRPSNEWMQMGRMTISPKLSKLLSERQTDPNPLRRWYSRARYFIKDNWRRCWVMLLWLSICVGLFAWKFEQYRHRAVFKVMGYCVCVAKGGAETLKFNMALTLLPVCRNTITWLRSRTTVGQFVPFNDNLNFHKVIAVGISIGAGLHIISHLACDFPRLLHATVDEYEPMKPFFGDVKPPNYWWFVKGTEGWTGLVMLLLMAIAFTFAPGRLRKGTLRLPKPKELESLPKPFNRCSGFVNTSRSRFTGFVNASLKRFTGYNAFWYTHHLFLIVYALFIVHGHFLYLTKRWQKKSTWMYLVVPMMVYACERLTRTLRSSVRSVRKIKVTVHPHPATSLSLHLSKPQGFSYKSGQYIYVKCPAVSPFQWHPFSITSAPDDDYISVHIKVLGDWTGKLWDTFLRVDPTPEVDKSNKIIQVEYDHHDIIFSPRYPKVLIDGPYGAPAQDYKQYNILLLVGLGIGATPMISIIKDIISHTKRVGNRRELPTRHARFYWVTREQGSLEWFRGVMDEVAEADERHIIELHNHCTSVYEKGDARSALITMLQSLHYAKNGVDVLSGGRVMTHFGRPNWNEVYKSFTVNYPNERVGVFYCGEPAMTKKLRKLSKEFSRNSSTKFEFHSENF is encoded by the exons ATGCCTAGCCGGGTGGGCGCTGACGACGCCGACGCCGGGGGCAGCGGTGGAGTGGGGGAGATTGTGGAGGCCAGCGGCGGCGTGCCTCCGGGAAATCGTTCCGCGGCGCGGAAGACCGCGCGTTTCGCCGAGCCCGTATCCGCGCCGTGCGCGGACGACGACGGCTATGGCGATGCCGTGGAGGTCACCATCGACATACAGGACTACACAGCGACGGTGCGCAGCATGGAGCCGATAGCGGGCGGCAAGTCCTCGCACGGCCGTAGCGTGATCCAGAACGCCAAGACGCGGATCAAGCAGGTGGCGGAGGAGCTCCAGCGGTTCAAGTCCTTGAGCCGCCGGGGATGGAATCGCGGCCCGAGCAGCATCGACAGGTCCGTCCCCGCGCGCGCTCTCGAGGGCCTCAAGTTCATCAGCAAGAAGACTGACGGCTCCGACGGGTGGAAGTGGACCGACGTCGAGAAGTGCTTCAGGGAAGAAACCAAAGATGGCCTCCTCCACCGCTCCAAGTTCGCCATGTGCATCG GTATGAAAGAGCGCGCCGGTGATGTCGCGTTCGCCGGAGCGCTGTTCGACGCGCTGTCAAGGCGGCGGAACATCTCCGGAGACACCATCAACATGGAGGAGCTGCGCGTGTTCTGGAAGGACATTTCTGACACCAGCTTCGACAGCCGCCTGGGGATCTTCTTCGACAT GGTGGACAAAGATGCGAACGGGGTGCTCGACGAGAAGGAGGTCAAAGAT ATCATCACGTTAAGCGCGTCAGCTAACAACCTAAAGATGGTCGCACAGAAGTCAGAGGAGTATACACGGCTCATCATGGAGGAGTTGGACCCCAAAAACCGTCGCTACATCGAG GTGGCCCAGCTCGAGGCGCTGCTGACACGGCCGTCGAACGAGTGGATGCAGATGGGGAGAATGACCATAAGTCCTAAGCTGAGCAAGCTGCTGAGCGAGCGTCAGACGGATCCCAACCCGCTCCGGCGATGGTACAGCCGTGCCAGATACTTCATAAAGGATAATTGGCGCCGCTGCTGGGTGATGCTCTTGTGGCTCTCCATCTGTGTGGGTCTCTTTGCTTGGAAGTTCGAGCAGTACCGTCACCGCGCCGTGTTCAAGGTGATGGGCTACTGCGTTTGCGTGGCCAAGGGCGGCGCCGAGACGCTCAAGTTCAACATGGCGCTCACTCTCCTTCCTGTGTGCCGTAACACCATCACGTGGCTCCGGAGCCGCACCACAGTGGGACAGTTTGTGCCATTCAACGACAACCTCAACTTTCACAAGGTCATCGCCGTGGGGATCTCCATCGGCGCCGGGCTTCACATCATCTCTCACCTGGCGTGCGATTTCCCGAGGCTTCTTCACGCCACCGTCGACGAATATGAACCCATGAAGCCATTCTTCGGCGACGTGAAGCCACCCAACTACTGGTGGTTCGTGAAGGGCACGGAGGGATGGACGGGGCTAGTGATGCTGCTGCTCATGGCTATCGCCTTCACCTTCGCCCCGGGGCGGCTccgcaagggcacgctccgccttCCCAAGCCCAAGGAGCTGGAGAGCCTCCCCAAGCCGTTCAACCGCTGCAGTGGGTTCGTCAACACCTCGCGCAGCCGCTTCACTGGTTTCGTCAACGCCTCGCTCAAACGCTTCACTGGATACAACGCCTTCTGGTACACACACCATCTCTTCCTCATCGTCTACGCGTTGTTCATCGTCCACGGACACTTTCTCTACCTCACCAAAAGATGGCAGAAAAAGTCG ACGTGGATGTACTTGGTGGTTCCAATGATGGTGTACGCGTGCGAGCGGCTAACCCGGACGCTGCGGTCGAGCGTGCGGTCGGTGAGGAAAATCAAGGTGACCGTGCACCCCCACCCCGCGACCTCGCTGTCGCTGCACTTGTCCAAGCCGCAGGGTTTCAGCTACAAGAGCGGGCAGTACATCTACGTCAAATGCCCCGCCGTTTCGCCATTCCAGTG GCACCCGTTCTCCATCACATCAGCGCCAGACGACGACTACATCAGCGTACACATCAAGGTGCTCGGCGACTGGACTGGCAAGCTCTGGGACACCTTCTTAAGG GTTGACCCGACGCCTGAGGTGGATAAGTCCAACAAGATCATTCAAGTGGAGTACGACCACCACGACATCATCTTCAGCCCGAG GTACCCGAAGGTGCTGATCGACGGGCCGtacggcgcgccggcgcaggacTACAAGCAATACAATATCCTGCTACTGGTGGGACTCGGCATCGGTGCAACGCCCATGATCTCgatcatcaaggacatcatcagccACACGAAACGGGTCGGCAACCGTCGCGAGCTCCCAACGCGCCACGCCCGCTTCTACTGGGTCACCCGGGAGCAAGGCTCCTTGGAGTGGTTCCGTGGGGTGATGGACGAGGTGGCCGAGGCCGACGAGAGGCACATCATCGAGCTCCACAACCACTGCACTAGCGTCTACGAGAAGGGCGACGCCCGGTCGGCGCTCATCACTATGCTCCAGTCCCTCCACTACGCCAAGAACGGCGTCGACGTCCTCTCCGGCGGCCGCGTAAtgacccacttcggccgaccaaaCTGGAACGAAGTTTACAAGAGCTTCACCGTCAACTACCCGAATGAACGTGTCG GAGTGTTCTACTGCGGCGAGCCGGCGATGACAAAGAAGTTGCGCAAGCTCTCAAAGGAATTCTCAAGAAATTCCAGCACAAAGTTCGAATTCCACAGCGAGAACTTCTAA